One Salvia splendens isolate huo1 chromosome 1, SspV2, whole genome shotgun sequence genomic window, ATGAATCTCTCAAACAATCAGCTTTCCGGTCCCGTACCGTTTTCCCTCTCCAACTTCTCGTCACTCCAAATCCTATTGCTCGGCGCCAACAAATTCTCCGGCCCCATACCGCCTTCCGTCGGAGAGCTGCACCAGGCAGTGAAGATTGATCTAAGTGGAAACTCTCTGACCGGAGAGATCCCTCCTGAAATCGGTGAATGCCTACATCTCAACTATCTggacttgagcaagaacaaccTAGCCGGCCCAATCCCACCGGAGATATCCAACATTCGAATCCTCAACTACCTAAATGTATCACGGAACCATCTGACCGACGCCATACCCCAATCCATCGGCACCATGAAAAGCCTCACCACCGCCGATTTCTCCTTCAACGACCTATCGGGCAGGCTCCCCGAGACAGGGCAGTTCTCGATGTTCAATGCCACCTCCTTCGCGGGCAACCCCCAGCTCTGCGGCTCAACAGTCAACAACCCCTGCAACGCCACAGGTGGCACGGCCACAAAATCGCACAACGCGTTCAATCTCGTGTTCGCGGTGGGGCTCTTTCTCTGCTCGCTGGTGTTCGCGACGGCCGCGATCGCCAAGGCCAAGTCCTTCAAGAGAGGCAGCGGGGCGGATTCGTGGAAGATGACGGCGTTCCAGAAGACGGAATTCACGGTGGCGGAGGTGGCGGAGTGCGTCAAGGACGGCAACGTGATAGGGCGGGGAGGGGCGGGGATCGTGTACCACGGGAAAATGGCCAACGGCGTGGAGATCGCGGTGAAGAAGCTTCTAGGGTTGAACAGTATGAACAGGCACGATCATGGCTTCAAAGCTGAGATCAGAACTTTGGGGAATATAAGGCACAGGAACATCGTGAGGCTGCTGGCCTTCTGCTCGAACAAGGAGGCGAACCTCCTTGTGTACGAGTACATGAGGAACGGCAGCTTAGGGGAGGCGTtgcacgggaagaagggaggagTGTCTCTGAGCTGGAATTTGAGGTACAAAATCGCGATTGATTCGGCCAAGGGGCTCTGCTATCTCCACCATGATTGCTCGCCATTGATCGTGCACCGCGACGTCAAGTCCAATAACATTCTGCTCAATTCCAATTTCGAAGCTCACGTCGCCGATTTCGGCCTCGCCAAGTTTTTGGTCGACGGCGCCGCATCGCAGTGCATGTCTGTCATTGCTGGCTCCTACGGCTACATTGCTCCAGGtttcaattcaatttttttctcgATTTGTGTTATCTAAATTAGGTCGTAGATTGAACATCCAAATGACATCCATGTTAACTGATTGATTTGCAGAGTACGCGTACACATTGAGAGTGGACGAGAAGAGCGACGTGTACAGCTTCGGCGTGGTGGTGTTGGAGCTGGTGACGGGGCGGAGGCCGGTGGGGGAGTTCGGGGAAGGGGTGGACATCGTGCAGTGGGTAAAGTGTTCGACGAAATGCCGCAAAGAGGAGGTGAGCCGCATACTGGATCCGCGGCTGACGGTGGTGCCCAAGGATGAGGCAATGCACCTCTTCTTCGTCGCCATGCTGTGCATGCAGGAGAACAGCGTAGAGCGCCCCACCATGAGAGAGGTAGTGCAGATGCTCTCCGAGTTCCCCCGCCAATCACCATCTCCATCACTAAACCGTTAAACATTTCTTTCTAGGAACACAAGTCATTCAAAAAAAAtgtcttagttttttttttagaatGGTACTATTTGTAATCAGTATGTTTAAGTATCCTTGTAATATATAGTGTACACacaatttttgtttaattacaTGTATTCATTTCtattgagtttttatttttctttctctctctcttttagGTAATATGTTAAATTTTGAGCTTGCCTAAATGAAATGTACGataatttgagagagaaagaacAAAGTCTGTTTGAAATTTTAAGGAGCATTTAAAACATCTcctttaaatatgaaatataaatTCAAGAATAATctattaaatatgcaataagaTTATAAAATATTGGAGTACTGGTATTATAAATCGAAAAGATATGTAGAATAGGAAAAGACCAGGAGTGTGTTGAGGAGATATGGCCGACGGTTTGTGTGATGGGTCGGGCGACAAGAGGCTCCCATCAGTTTACTTAAATATACacgaaatattttataattccTGTATTTGGGAAGGATCGTGCAAACAACTTAATTTGTAAACCATTTATAAAGTTCATtcgttttattttatatattttaattaattatgatgtgaagttaattttttttactatactGAATTTAGTGAAATTTATTTAGAACATAAATTAAtgaatatactatataatactccatctgtcctatAAGAGTATGCATTTTTAGTTGAACAtagattttaatgcacaattggtaaagtctAGAAAGTagaagtaattaaagtattgttagtggagaatgagtcgtACCTTATtaaagagaatttttttttcaaaattagaaagtgcatactcttgtaagaccgactaaaaaggaaaaagtacATGCTCTTTTAGGAGAGAAGGAGTAAGTATGAAAaaagtatatttaaattaaatttagtttGGATATGACTtttgtattttaaaatgaattaaaattttaatttaattaggatatacaaataaagggaaaagagaaaaaataatttaaaaataatacactTAAAGAACAGTGCAGGATAATAAATAGATGGTGTGTTGCGTATGTTGTTTGTCAAATAAAAACAGTGCAGGAgaataaggccatccacaacgctgtctctataccgtctcttaaaccgtctcttaactactatttgagcactatttgagggccccactgtccttttttcctccatctcttaactaagagacggaggctgcaacgctccgtctcttaaccgtctctataccgtctcttaattactattcattcaatttaatttataatttttttaaaacccaattcaatttaaacaaacacactttattaaaattaaaacaatattacaacttaacattaaaaaagcgaagacataattaaaattctaaaaaaataaaaatgacataatttaatattctccgccaaagttttcccaaatgtgctcaattagatcctcttggagttgggtgtgggcgctagagtcgcgtgtccttgcccgaatagccaaccgttcttgtatagatggatgcgctccacttcgcggcggactacttgcagttgagcttccgggggattcggggtcgaacca contains:
- the LOC121749296 gene encoding leucine-rich repeat receptor-like serine/threonine-protein kinase BAM3; its protein translation is MIDSLPICYKPQLFHISSAFIPITLLLLHRRRRSTSRNWFPFYTPTSLPMKHSTQIMVPFIVLLIIASLVNTSVSSTLISDFHALIALKQGFEFPNSSISTWNSTNPMSICSWSGVKCLHGRVVSLDLSNMALYGSVSPDISRLDRLIELSIDGNNFTGEIKLESMSSLRFLNISNNQLSGSLDWNYSSLPNLQVIDGYNNNFSSRLPLGLLSLSNLKHLELGGNYFYGSIPPSYGDLAGLEYLSLTGNDLQGRIPRELGNLTNLKEIYLGYFNMFEGGIPQEFGKLTNLEHFDLSSCDLDGSIPPELGNLKSLDTLFLHINRLSGPIPRELGNLTKLVNLDLSLNALTGEIPYELINLSRIRLLNLFMNMLHGSIPDFVAEYPEMETLALWMNNFTGVIPRNLGRNQRLQVLDLSSNKLTGTVPHNLCESGQFRILILRKNFFFGSIPQDLGTCLSLVRVRLGENFFNGSIPSTLIYLPQLNFLELQNNMLSGALSENTDSSSKNQSKLGQMNLSNNQLSGPVPFSLSNFSSLQILLLGANKFSGPIPPSVGELHQAVKIDLSGNSLTGEIPPEIGECLHLNYLDLSKNNLAGPIPPEISNIRILNYLNVSRNHLTDAIPQSIGTMKSLTTADFSFNDLSGRLPETGQFSMFNATSFAGNPQLCGSTVNNPCNATGGTATKSHNAFNLVFAVGLFLCSLVFATAAIAKAKSFKRGSGADSWKMTAFQKTEFTVAEVAECVKDGNVIGRGGAGIVYHGKMANGVEIAVKKLLGLNSMNRHDHGFKAEIRTLGNIRHRNIVRLLAFCSNKEANLLVYEYMRNGSLGEALHGKKGGVSLSWNLRYKIAIDSAKGLCYLHHDCSPLIVHRDVKSNNILLNSNFEAHVADFGLAKFLVDGAASQCMSVIAGSYGYIAPEYAYTLRVDEKSDVYSFGVVVLELVTGRRPVGEFGEGVDIVQWVKCSTKCRKEEVSRILDPRLTVVPKDEAMHLFFVAMLCMQENSVERPTMREVVQMLSEFPRQSPSPSLNR